One stretch of Ictalurus punctatus breed USDA103 chromosome 5, Coco_2.0, whole genome shotgun sequence DNA includes these proteins:
- the LOC128632876 gene encoding uncharacterized protein LOC128632876: MRPLQVPSYSQSDFGTANLLVLALTETWIHAENTATPAALASNFNFSHTSRPNRRGGGTGQLGKFIDEFDTLLSTIPDDGTPLLVLGDFNIHLDKPHAADFLALLPTFDLKQFTPPATHKAGKQLDLILTRNCTTHNLLITPLHTSDHFFIQFSISLPSPPSLSPPSISFRRNLRSLSPSHFSSVVTTLLPSDSHLSSLDLNTATDMLCSTLTSSLDSICPLT; the protein is encoded by the exons ATGCGGCCTCTGCAGGTTCCATCTTATTCTCAGTCGGactttggaactgccaatctgct cgtgctggctctgactgagacctggatccatgctgagaacactgccacacccgctgccctggcctccaacttcaacttctcccatacctcacgccccaacagacgagggggtggtacag gtcaactggggaaattcatcgatgaatttgacacgctactgtccaccatcccagatgatggaactcctcttctggtccttggtgatttcaacattcatctagacaaaccacatgcagctgactttcttgctctccttcccacattcgacctcaagcagttcaccccaccagcaacccacaaagccggcaaacagcttgacctcatcctcacacgtaattgcaccacacataatcttctcattactcctctccacacctctgaccatttctttatccagttctctatttctctcccctcaccaccatcactgtctcctccctctatctcttttcgtcgcaatcttcgctccctttccccttcacatttctcctccgttgtcacaaccttacttccctccGACAGCCACCTTTCCTCACTTGACTTAAACACCGCAAccgacatgctatgttccaccctaacatcttctcttgacagcatatgCCCCCTAACCTag
- the dgcr6 gene encoding protein DGCR6 encodes MEKYSGLYKEPTDATKQQERHYYLLSELQILVKDLPSWFQQRLSYTTLSDLAQALIDGTVYEIVQGLLDIQHLTEKNLYNQRQKLHTEHRVLRHELIRKQKAALQSCKSHNLTVLKASQHAEREGLEQRVKDEQRMMDEKIVAEMDQKVLDQQNTLQKAGVPGFYITTIQQEVTMQMNLLELILKLQQKESQSGPLI; translated from the exons ATGGAGAAGTACTCGGGATTATATAAGGAGCCGACCGATGCCACGAAACAGCAGGAAAGACACTATTATCTCCTGTCCGAGCTTCAAATACTGGTCAAAGACTTGCCAAG CTGGTTTCAGCAGCGCTTGTCGTACACAACGCTGAGTGATTTGGCCCAAGCGCTCATAGATGGCACTGTGTATGAGATTGTCCAGGGCCTATTGGATATCCAGCACCTGACTGAGAAAAACCTGTACAACCAAAGGCAGAAATTACATACTGAGCACAGAG TTCTCAGGCATGAGTTGATACGGAAACAGAAAGCCGCTCTGCAGTCATGCAAATCACATAACCTCACTGTACTAAAAGCAAGCCAGCATGCAGAAAGAGAG GGTCTTGAGCAGCGTGTGAAAGATGAGCAACGAATGATGGATGAGAAAATTGTGGCAGAGATGGATCAGAAGGTCCTGGACCAACAGAACACACTTCAGAAAGCTGGAGTCCCTGGGTTCTACATCACCACCATCCAACAG GAAGTGACAATGCAGATGAACTTACTGGAGTTGATCCTGAAGTTACAACAAAAAGAGTCTCAGTCTGGACCACTTATTTGA